The window AAGGAAATCACTGAACAGATATTTATACCAATTTTTTTTTATTCATTTTTTAAATTTTATTTAAGAGAATTTTTTTCTAATTTTACACTACATGATTGTAATTTAATTTTTTTATTATAGGGATATAACTTTTATAGTTATATCTTTTTTTTTAGAGGAGGGAAGATGAAAGGAAAGCTTATTCTAGAAAATGGTATGAGTTTTGATGGAAAGATTTTTGGACACTTTGGGGAAACAACAGGAGAAATAGTTTTTACTACAGGAATGACGGGTTATCAGGAAGTTTTAACTGATCCCTCTCTTTATGGGAAAATAGTTGTTATGACTTATCCTATGGTGGGAAACTATGGACTAAATCTTGAAGATATGGAATCTGATAGAATACATCTGAAAGGATTCATTATAAAAGAAGATGCGAAACTTCCAAATAATTTTAGGTGTGAGATGACTTTAGAAGGTTTTTTAAGTCAATACAATGTAGTGGGATTTAAAGGAGTAGACACAAGGGAACTAACTAAAATAATAAGAGATAATGGTTCAATGAAGGCTATTATTACAGATAAAGAATTGACACATAAGGAATTAAAGGAAAAGTTTAATAATTTTTCTTATGAAAATGCAGTAGAGCAAGTAAGCAGAAAAGGTATAATTGAGATTGGGGGAAATGGATTGAAAATAGGAGTATTAGATTTAGGAGTAAAAAGAAGTACTTTAGATTTACTAGAAAAAATGGGATTTGGTGTATCTGTATTTCCTTATGACACTTCATCAAATGAATTGCTAAAACATAATCTTGATGGGCTTATTATTTCAAGTGGACCTGGAAATCCTGATGAAATGATGCATATAATGAAAACTGTGAGAGGAACTCTGGCAAATATTCCTATGCTTGGAATATCTTTAGGAGCACA of the Fusobacterium sp. genome contains:
- a CDS encoding carbamoyl phosphate synthase small subunit, whose translation is MKGKLILENGMSFDGKIFGHFGETTGEIVFTTGMTGYQEVLTDPSLYGKIVVMTYPMVGNYGLNLEDMESDRIHLKGFIIKEDAKLPNNFRCEMTLEGFLSQYNVVGFKGVDTRELTKIIRDNGSMKAIITDKELTHKELKEKFNNFSYENAVEQVSRKGIIEIGGNGLKIGVLDLGVKRSTLDLLEKMGFGVSVFPYDTSSNELLKHNLDGLIISSGPGNPDEMMHIMKTVRGTLANIPMLGISLGAQLLNLALGGSIKKMKNGHRGSNHPVEDLKRNRIYITDQNHGYSIEKLGIYSETTHVNLNDKTIEGFRCDALAAMGVQFMPDFCTEDSNNMFADFLSLIENGVNTKGIDDEHSSEYDENFEADDESAEGYLN